In Streptococcus porcinus, the genomic window GATACCATCTAATCCAGATTCCAAAAGCACAGCCAGAGCTAAGTAAGGATTAGCTGTTGGATCAACTGAACGTAATTCTAAGCGTGTTCCCTTGCCACGAGAAGCAGGAACTCGGATTAGCGGTGAGCGATTGCGGCCAGCCCAAGCAACATAGACAGGAGCTTCATAGCCTGGTACCAAACGTTTGTAAGAGTTAACTGTAGGATTTGTGATAGCGGTATAGCTGTATGCATGTTTCATTAAGCCACCTAGGAAATAGTAGGCATCTTCAGATAGTTGCATGCCACGACGATCATTTTCATCATAAAAAGCATTATTGCCGTCTTTGTCAAATAAGGACATGTTGCAATGCATACCAGAACCATTAATACCAAATTTAGGTTTAGCCATGAAAGTAGCATATAAACCATGTTCACGAGCAATTGTTTTGACAACAAGCTTAAAAATCTGAATATTATCACAAGCTTTTAAAACATCATCATATTTAAAATCAATTTCGTGCTGACCCACAGCAACTTCATGATGACTTGCCTCCACTTCAAATCCCATTTTTGTAAGTACATTAACAATTTCACGACGTGTATTATCAGCAAGATCCGTCGGAGCTAAATCAAAGTATCCACCATTATCGTTAACTTCAAGGGTAGGTTTATCTTGTTCATCCATTTTAAAGAGGAAAAATTCAGGTTCTGGGCCTAAATTGAAGGACTTATAGCCTACTTCCTCCATATGTTTTAAAGCACGTTTTAAGTTCCCTCGAGGATCACCTGCAAATGGTTGACCTTCTGCTGTATAGATATCACAAATTAGACCACCAACTGCACCATTTTCATCCCCCCAAGGGAAGACAAGCCAAGTATCCAAGTCAGGATACAAGTACATATCTGATTCATTAATACGA contains:
- the glnA gene encoding type I glutamate--ammonia ligase, whose protein sequence is MVITAADIRQEVKEKNVTFLRLMFTDIMGIMKNVEIPATDEQLEKVLSNKVMFDGSSIEGFVRINESDMYLYPDLDTWLVFPWGDENGAVGGLICDIYTAEGQPFAGDPRGNLKRALKHMEEVGYKSFNLGPEPEFFLFKMDEQDKPTLEVNDNGGYFDLAPTDLADNTRREIVNVLTKMGFEVEASHHEVAVGQHEIDFKYDDVLKACDNIQIFKLVVKTIAREHGLYATFMAKPKFGINGSGMHCNMSLFDKDGNNAFYDENDRRGMQLSEDAYYFLGGLMKHAYSYTAITNPTVNSYKRLVPGYEAPVYVAWAGRNRSPLIRVPASRGKGTRLELRSVDPTANPYLALAVLLESGLDGIENKIEAPTPVEANIYTMSIEERQAAGIIDLPSTLHNAIKALQTDEVIINALGEHIYTNFIEAKRIEWASYATFVSQWEIDNYLHSY